In Oncorhynchus clarkii lewisi isolate Uvic-CL-2024 chromosome 16, UVic_Ocla_1.0, whole genome shotgun sequence, one genomic interval encodes:
- the LOC139367522 gene encoding gap junction gamma-1 protein-like — translation MSWSFLTRLLEEIHNHSTFVGKIWLTVLIVFRIVLTAVGGESIYYDEQSKFVCNSGQPGCENVCYDAFAPLSHVRFWVFQIILVATPSLMYLGYAVNKIARHEERAEGGGGGGGLSQRKPRKLYLGARRQHRGMEEAEDDQEEDPMIYEVPEVESETGGGDGGGGRGGGGAGGGGCQGKGKVRHDGRQRIKEDGLMRIYVLQLLARSMLEVAFLGGQYALYGLAVPSIYVCSGRPCPHSVDCFVSRPTEKTIFLLIMYAVSLLCLALNVWEMLHLGVGTICDILRSRRRPLSEEDLYGLGGGGGPGGPPTFRDGGVVGGDGYSSYPYSWNAPSAPPGYNIAVKPPTLMVPTVAPDGQLPFTDLSNAKMACRQNRANIAQEERRQYASNEDNFPSSGGVRDARGALQREIRQAQDRLESAIQAYSHEQGHNNPSKPHRDRKHRQASKHTSSKAERGNSSNSSSKSGDGKGSEWI, via the coding sequence ATGAGCTGGAGCTTCCTGACACGCCTGCTGGAGGAAATCCACAACCACTCTACATTCGTGGGCAAGATCTGGCTTACCGTGCTCATCGTCTTCCGCATCGTCCTTACCGCCGTGGGCGGCGAGTCCATCTACTACGACGAACAGAGCAAGTTCGTGTGCAACTCAGGCCAGCCGGGATGCGAGAACGTCTGCTATGATGCATTCGCACCGCTCTCACACGTCCGCTTCTGGGTCTTTCAGATCATCCTTGTGGCCACGCCGTCGCTCATGTACCTGGGCTATGCCGTCAACAAGATTGCCAGGCATGAGGAGAGAgctgagggtggaggagggggaggaggactgTCCCAGCGCAAGCCTAGGAAGCTCTACCTCGGGGCCAGAAGGCAACACCGGGGCATGGAGGAGGCCGAGGATGACCAGGAGGAGGACCCCATGATCTATGAGGTTCCCGAGGTGGAGAGCGAGACGGGGGGAGGCGACGGGGGAGGAGGCAGGGGTGGCGGAGGAGCTGGAGGCGGCGGCTGCCAGGGTAAAGGCAAGGTGCGCCATGACGGACGCCAGCGCATCAAGGAGGACGGGCTGATGCGTATCTACGTGCTGCAGCTGCTGGCGCGTTCCATGCTAGAGGTGGCCTTTCTGGGGGGGCAGTACGCCCTCTACGGCCTGGCGGTGCCCTCCATCTACGTGTGCTCGGGCCGGCCGTGCCCGCACAGTGTGGACTGCTTTGTGTCACGCCCCACCGAGAAGACCATCTTCCTGCTCATCATGTATGCCGTGTCGCTGCTCTGCTTGGCGCTCAACGTGTGGGAGATGCTCCACCTGGGCGTTGGCACCATCTGTGACATCCTGCGCTCCCGTCGGAGACCGCTCTCCGAGGAGGACCTGTATGGCCTTGGGGGTGGCGGCGGTCCCGGGGGGCCGCCCACTTTCCGCGACGGAGGAGTAGTGGGGGGCGATGGTTACAGCAGCTACCCCTACTCCTGGAACGCCCCGTCAGCGCCGCCGGGCTACAACATCGCCGTCAAGCCCCCAACACTGATGGTGCCGACTGTGGCGCCCGATGGGCAGCTGCCCTTCACCGACCTCAGCAACGCCAAGATGGCGTGCCGACAGAACCGCGCCAACATCGCCCAGGAGGAGAGGCGGCAGTACGCCAGCAATGAGGATAACTTCCCATCGTCGGGTGGCGTGAGGGACGCTCGTGGCGCCCTCCAAAGGGAGATTCGGCAGGCGCAGGACCGGTTGGAGTCGGCCATCCAGGCCTACAGCCATGAACAGGGCCACAACAACCCCAGCAAGCCCCACCGTGATCGCAAGCACCGGCAAGCCTCCAAGCACACCTCCAGCAAAGCCGAAAGGGGAAACAGCAGCAATAGCAGCAGCAAGTCGGGTGACGGCAAGGGCTCCGAGTGGATTTGA